In Callospermophilus lateralis isolate mCalLat2 chromosome 10, mCalLat2.hap1, whole genome shotgun sequence, a single genomic region encodes these proteins:
- the Rbm15b gene encoding putative RNA-binding protein 15B, translating to MKRQSERDSSPSGRGSSSSAKRPREREREAEAGGRRAAHKASGGGTKHPVPVRARDKPRGSGGGGGGGGGGHRDGRGAGDANHRASSGRSSSSGAGGGGRGGKASGDPGASGASPRASPLPPPPPPPGAEPAGPGSTAAPEYKTLLISSLSPALPAEHLEDRLFHQFKRFGEISLRLSHTPELGRVAYVNFRHPQDAREARQHALARQLLLYDRPLKVEPVYLRGGGGGGGGGSSRRSSSSSAAASTPPPGPPAPADPLGYLPLHGGYQYKQRSLSPVAAPPLREPRARHAAAAFALDAAAAAAVGLSRERALDYYGLYDDRGRPYGYPAVCEEDLMPEDDQRATRNLFIGNLDHSVSEVELRRAFEKYGIIEEVVIKRPARGQGGAYAFLKFQNLDMAHRAKVAMSGRVIGRNPIKIGYGKANPTTRLWVGGLGPNTSLAALAREFDRFGSIRTIDHVKGDSFAYIQYESLDAAQAACAKMRGFPLGGPDRRLRVDFAKAEETRYPQQYQPSPLPVHYELLTDGYTRHRNLDADLRVRDRTPPHLLYSDRDRTFLEGDWTSPSKSSDRRNSLEGYSRTVRSRSGERWGGDGDRGMPKPWEERRKRRSLSSDRGRTTHSPYEERSRTKGGGQQSERGSDRTPERSRKENHSSEGTKESGSNSLSNSRHGAEERGHHHHHHEAPDSSHGKKRESDRNHRTTEAETKPLEEPKHETKKLKTLSEYAQTLQLGWNGLLVLKNSCFPTSMHILEGDQGVISGLLKDHSSGSKLTQLKIAQRLRLDQPKLDEVTRRIKQGSPNGYAVLLATQATLSGPGTEGMPTVEPGLQRRLLRNLVSYLKQKQAAGVISLPVGGSKGRDSTGMLYAFPPCDFSQQYLQSALRTLGKLEEEHMVIVIVRDSA from the coding sequence ATGAAGCGGCAGAGCGAGCGAGACTCGAGCCCGAGCGGGCGTGGCTCGTCATCGTCGGCAAAGCGGCCGCGGGAGCGCGAACGGGAGGCGGAGGCGGGCGGGCGGCGAGCGGCGCACAAGGCCTCCGGCGGCGGCACCAAGCACCCTGTTCCAGTGCGAGCCCGTGACAAACCCCGCggtagcggcggcggcggcggcggaggaggaggagggcatcGCGACGGCCGGGGCGCCGGCGACGCTAATCACCGTGCGAGCAGCGGGCGCTCCTCAAGCTCTGGCGCCGGCGGTGGGGGACGCGGCGGCAAGGCCTCGGGGGACCCGGGCGCCTCGGGCGCGTCGCCCCGCGCCTCTCCACTGCCGCCGCCCCCACCGCCTCCCGGGGCTGAACCTGCGGGTCCCGGCTCTACGGCCGCACCGGAATACAAGACGCTGCTCATCAGCAGCCTGAGTCCCGCGCTGCCTGCCGAGCACCTGGAGGACCGGCTCTTCCACCAGTTCAAGCGCTTTGGCGAGATCAGCCTACGCCTGTCGCACACTCCAGAGCTGGGCCGCGTGGCCTATGTGAACTTCCGGCACCCGCAGGACGCGCGCGAGGCCCGCCAGCACGCCCTGGCCCGCCAGCTGCTGCTGTACGACCGCCCGCTCAAGGTAGAGCCGGTGTACCTGCGCGGGGGTGGGGGCGGCGGCGGTGGCGGGAGCAGCCggcgaagcagcagcagcagcgccGCTGCCTCCACGCCACCCCCTGGGCCGCCAGCGCCCGCCGACCCGCTCGGCTACTTGCCGCTCCATGGAGGCTATCAATACAAACAGCGCTCACTGTCCCCGGTAGCCGCCCCTCCCCTGCGGGAACCCCGTGCCCGCCACGCTGCTGCAGCCTTCGCCCTGGATGCTGCCGCCGCCGCTGCTGTGGGTCTATCCCGGGAGCGGGCCCTGGACTACTACGGACTGTATGATGACCGCGGGCGCCCCTACGGCTACCCGGCAGTGTGTGAGGAGGACCTGATGCCCGAGGACGACCAGCGGGCCACTAGAAATCTCTTTATCGGGAACCTGGACCACAGCGTGTCTGAGGTGGAGCTGCGACGCGCCTTTGAGAAGTATGGCATTATTGAGGAGGTGGTCATCAAAAGGCCTGCCCGTGGTCAGGGTGGTGCTTACGCCTTTCTTAAGTTCCAGAACCTGGACATGGCCCACAGGGCTAAGGTGGCCATGTCGGGCCGGGTGATTGGCAGAAACCCCATAAAGATAGGCTATGGCAAGGCCAACCCCACTACTCGCCTATGGGTGGGTGGCCTGGGACCTAACACCTCGCTGGCAGCTTTGGCCCGGGAGTTTGATCGCTTTGGAAGCATTCGGACCATTGATCATGTCAAAGGAGACAGCTTTGCCTACATCCAGTATGAGAGCCTGGACGCAGCCCAGGCCGCCTGTGCTAAAATGAGGGGCTTTCCATTGGGTGGTCCAGACCGTAGGCTGCGGGTGGATTTTGCCAAAGCAGAGGAAACTCGTTATCCCCAGCAGTACCAGCCCTCACCCCTCCCTGTGCATTATGAGCTTCTCACTGATGGATATACCAGGCACCGCAACCTGGATGCGGACCTGAGGGTGCGGGACAGGACCCCCCCACACCTTCTATACTCAGACCGAGACCGGACCTTTTTGGAAGGGGACTGGACCAGTCCCAGTAAAAGTTCTGATCGCAGAAACAGCCTGGAAGGTTATAGCCGCACTGTGCGCAGCCGTAGTGGTGAACGCTGGGGGGGAGATGGTGACCGGGGCATGCCCAAGCCCTGGGAAGAGAGGCGCAAGCGGAGGAGCCTTTCCAGTGACCGTGGAAGGACAACCCACTCTCCTTATGAGGAACGGAGCAGGACCAAGGGTGGTGGGCAGCAGTCTGAACGTGGCTCAGACCGCACCCCTGAGCGCAGCCGCAAGGAGAACCACTCCAGTGAAGGGACCAAGGAATCCGGCAGCAACTCCCTTAGCAACAGCAGACACGGAGCTGAAGAGCGgggccatcaccaccaccaccatgaaGCCCCAGACTCTTCTCacgggaagaaaagagagagcgaCCGCAATCATCGGACCACTGAGGCCGAGACCAAGCCTCTTGAAGAGCCAAAACATGAGACCAAAAAACTAAAGACTCTTTCAGAGTATGCTCAGACACTGCAGCTAGGTTGGAATGGGCTTCTAGTGTTGAAAAACAGCTGCTTTCCAACATCTATGCACATCCTAGAGGGGGACCAGGGAGTTATCAGTGGTCTCCTCAAAGACCACTCTTCCGGGAGCAAGCTGACTCAACTGAAGATTGCCCAGCGCCTTCGACTAGACCAGCCTAAGTTGGACGAGGTCACGCGTCGCATCAAACAGGGGAGCCCCAATGGCTATGCAGTGCTCCTAGCCACCCAGGCAACCCTTAGTGGGCCTGGCACTGAGGGGATGCCCACGGTGGAGCCAGGCCTACAGAGGCGGCTTCTCAGGAACCTGGTCTCCTACTTGAAACAGAAGCAGGCTGCAGGGGTGATCAGCCTGCCAGTGGGTGGATCCAAGGGCAGAGACAGCACAGGCATGCTCTATGCCTTCCCTCCCTGCGACTTTTCACAGCAGTACCTCCAGTCAGCACTGAGGACATTGGGCAAGCTAGAAGAAGAGCACATGGTGATAGTTATAGTGAGAGACTCTGCCTAG